From Acinonyx jubatus isolate Ajub_Pintada_27869175 chromosome F2, VMU_Ajub_asm_v1.0, whole genome shotgun sequence, the proteins below share one genomic window:
- the PRDM14 gene encoding PR domain zinc finger protein 14, which translates to MALRRPGEAGPQGKMCYPPERLQGGPQHLDAYYTPFPPYGHYANMLTAAEEDFQPFPQLEAAVTASHAMPPFAFRPAPLLLSTSLALQREPLYDLPCYSKLPPWSPIPHLPREVPHFLNSSREYAGATGEDVGHTGGRSDTGQCCGPEMLMPPPAVNASLFPEGVKASQLLSCSPSKRSEEGSKPLNQQGKSSHRYHFTQEDLHLVLFGVIPSLDHSAPLHHAVSGFLVPTDSSGSDSLCRTLDKDSLQLPEGLCLKQTMFGEVRHFGVFCSSLVAKGVRFGPFQGKVVNASEVKTYGDNSLMWEIFEDGHLSHFIDGKGGAGNWMAYVNCARFPKEQNLVAVQCQGQIFYESCKDICQNQELLVWYGDCYEKFLDIPMSLQVTEQGKPVPGPSEESAEGYRCERCGKVFTYKYYRDKHLKYTPCVDKGDRKFPCSLCTRSFEKRDRLRIHVLHVHEKHRPHKCSTCGKCFSQSSSLNKHTRVHSGDRPYQCVYCTKRFTASSILRTHIRQHSGEKPFKCKYCGKSFASHAAHDSHVRRSHKEDEGCSCSICGKTFQDQEAFYSHTKLHEGY; encoded by the exons ATGGCTCTGCGGCGGCCAGGTGAGGCCGGACCCCAGGGCAAGATGTGCTATCCTCCTGAGAGGCTCCAGGGAGGCCCCCAACACCTGGACGCCTACTACACGCCTTTCCCGCCCTATGGCCACTATGCGAACATGCTAACCGCTGCGGAGGAAGATTTCCAACCTTTCCCGCAGCTGGAGGCCGCCGTGACTGCATCCCACGCGATGCCCCCCTTTGCCTTCCGGCCCGCGCCTCTCTTGCTGAGCACCAGCCTGGCTCTGCAGAGGGAGCCGCTCTACGACCTGCCCTGCTACAGCAAGCTGCCACCGTGGTCCCCaattccccacctccccagggagGTGCCGCACTTCCTCAACAGCAGCCGCGAGTATGCAGGCGCCACCGGTGAAGACGTGGGCCATACTGGTGGCCGAAGTGACACTGGCCAGTGCTGTGGACCTGAAATGTTAATGCCGCCGCCGGCTGTGAATGCTTCCCTGTTCCCTGAGGGGGTGAAGGCCTCCCAGTTATTATCTTGCTCCCCCAGCAAGCGGTCTGAGGAGGGCTCCAAACCCCTGAACCAACAAGGGAAGTCATCTCACCGCTACCACTTCACCCAGGAGGACCTGCACTTAGTTCTGTTCGGGGTCATTCCCAGCCTGGATCACTCAGCCCCTCTGCACCACGCGGTTTCCGGTTTCCTGGTCCCCACGGACAGCTCTG GATCTGATTCTCTTTGTCGAACTCTGGATAAAGACTCCCTTCAACTACCAGAAG GTCTCTGCCTCAAGCAGACGATGTTTGGTGAGGTGCGGCATTTTGGTGTATTCTGCAGTAGCCTTGTTGCCAAAGGAGTCAGATTTGGACCCTTTCAAGGTAAAGTGGTCAACGCCAGTGAAGTCAAGACCTATGGAGACAATTCTCTGATGTGGGAG atcttCGAAGATGGTCATTTGAGCCACTTCATAGATGGAAAAGGAGGTGCGGGGAACTGGATGGCCTACGTCAACTGCGCCCGTTTCCCCAAGGAGCAGAACCTGGTTGCGGTGCAGTGTCAGGGGCAGATATTTTACGAGAGCTGCAAGGATATCTGCCAGAACCAAGAGCTCCTTGTGTGGTATGGAGACTGCTATGAAAAGTTTTTGGACATTCCCATGAGCCTTCAGGTCACAGAGCAGGGGAAGCCGGTGCCTGGGCCCTCTGAAG AGTCTGCAGAAGGCTACAGATGTGAAAGATGTGGAAAAGTATTTACCTACAAATATTACAGAGATAAGCACCTCAAATACACCCCTTGTGTGGACAAGGGTGACAGGAaatttccctgctctctctgcacaCGATCCTTTGAGAAGCGGGACAGGCTCCGGATCCATGTCCTTCACGTTCATGAGAAGCACCGGCCTCACAAG TGTTCTACGTGTGGGAAATGTTTCTCTCAGTCTTCCAGCCTAAACAAACACACGAGAGTCCACTCTGGAGACAGACCATACCAGTGTGTATACTGCACAAAG AGGTTCACTGCCTCCAGCATCCTTCGCACGCATATCAGGCAGCACTCAGGGGAGAAGCCCTTCAAATGCAAGTACTGTGGTAAATCTTTTGCATCCCACGCCGCCCATGACAGCCACGTCCGTCGCTCGCACAAGGAAGACGAGGGCTGCTCCTGCAGCATCTGTGGAAAAACCTTCCAGGATCAAGAAGCGTTCTACTCCCACACGAAGCTTCACGAAGGCTACTAG